A region of the Mytilus galloprovincialis chromosome 1, xbMytGall1.hap1.1, whole genome shotgun sequence genome:
AACATACTTAGGCAACGATTCATATTTACTTAAAACTTTCTTTTGACTCTAAATATACAAGTCTTAAATGTCTGTTGTTtccaaaatgtaaagaaaaattcaaaaaatttaaacCTCTAATAAATCTGACAAGAAATGGCATACCTTTTTGCATAAAATAGTTTGAAGtataacagaaaaaataaaaaaaaatatcaactgaTAGAATTGTAAATAGCAGAGTTGTTTTTTTGGCTAAATTCctataagataaaattgagaatggaaacgggtaATGTCTACTTCCTAATAAATTTCCATTAGTTATTCATGAAACATCATTCAGATGTTAGAAAATGTTCTCTAAATAGAAAATTTCCTATATTGATCAATTTCACTCTTTTGTAAACTTACACAAATACATTGTGTAAGTCATATATTGTGTTGAAATGATGATAACACTCTTTTGCACATATTAAGAGAGCTTTTCATAAGTACATACAAGTTTTCTAATTAGAAAAAAGATGCTTATTTTGATGATTCTTCTACTTCCTCCAATGCTGATTCTTCTACTTCTTCCAATGCTAATTCTTTTTCTTCTAATGCAGATTCTTCAATTTCTTCCACTTTCTCTTCATCTTTTTTCTCTTCTTCCCCTTTTTCACTAGGTATATCTTGGGATGTATTCATAGAAGATAGAGAAGAATCTGCATCATCTTCTACATTACTGGTCAGATCCACCATTTCAGAGCTAATTTCATCCACATACTCTGTGGACATATTCTCCATCATACTGTCATCCTCCCCGCTATCCAAGATGACTTCCCCGTAACGCACATGAGTTTTCCTGTGTCGATGTAAATTCCAACTTCTTGAGAACCTTTTCCCACATACATTACAGGAAAATCTAAGTATGTGGTTGTACTTGTGGAATTTCAAAGATTGTGCATCTCTGAAATACTTTCCACAAGTGTCACACTGCATTCCTCCTACAAAATCTGGGCTTACCTCCCCAGGTGAAACACGCTGTCGCTTCTTCTGCTGCTGATGATTCAGAAGATTAGAAAAACCATGTATACCCATCATGTGCATTTCTAACAAATGCTTAGCAACAAACATTTGTTTACAAATCTGACATTCAAACATAGCTTCTAATGTTCCTGGAAATAGATCTGAATCCTGCTGACTGGCATCAGCGCTACCCTCTTCACTAGATTGATATTGCTGGTTTTTAGCTGAGGTGCTAGATGAATTGTTTGGCTCGGACATTTCTGCATCATTTGACTTTTCTGTATCTCTCTGAGGTGCCATCATCTGTAAGGTGGGTGGTGGTGGTGGTTGAGAGGGTCTTACAAACATGTATTGTTGGGAATAGTTAACTGATTGACCTGTTAATTTTGGTTGAATGTGTGACATGTCAACAACTGTCtttgttagttttatttttcCTTCACTATCTTTCTTTCTTCCTTCTCTATAATACTCTCTGTAGTCATCTACAAAATCAAAGTTAAACTAACTATATATAGGAACAAACAAATGATTTGAAGATATTGCTCTGATTAATAATAAGAATAGAATATTTATTATACTTGTATAGATACATAATATTGATGTGAAttaattgtcagattttgttCTTTTACTAATTAGATTAAAAAGCAAACTTAAGTTTTCTTGTTCAAGTTCATGATGATGCTCTGtgactttctattttttgtaagTAGTAATggtcattttattttagaaaatgaatgaaaaaactTGTATATATGTAACTTCTTTAACTAACACATACCGGGTACATGCATATGTATCACCCTTAATTAATTTGAGAatatggaaaaggggaatgtgtaaaagagacaacaccttgaccaaagagcagaaaatcaCCAAAGGCCACCAATTGTTTTCAACATAGCGAGAAAACTCCATACCTTGAAGCAGATTTCAACtcgccccttaacaaaaatgtggaCTTGTTCAGGGAAAATGGATGTCACACTAAACTCTGAATGATATATTTAGTGGTTGCTGATGATAGCAATGCTCAGGTCTGGACTACCCATCACCTGAACCACAAAATAAGGTACACACTATATTTCTGTGATCAGTTAACTGTGGAATAGGAGTCAAAACCATAATttgatgtataatttaaaaagttcTCATCATAGtgaacatgtgaactaagtttcatgttgatgtGGCCCCAACTTCATTGTAAACTATATATTccttaaacaaatatttgtaatgcAGGACAAAGATATGctgaccagaaaatataatgtcCCCTACTATAATTCATGTAGTATGGACATGTAGGTTATGTTTAGAAATATATATTCAGTATACCTTGTAGTGCTTCATAAGAGAAATCTTGCACTTCAGTTTTGATATTAACAACATCACTGTCCACTGTCTCTACAGATCCAGAATCTGACAATGGTCTTCCTGAGGTAGATACACTTGGACTAGTTCTTGGACTTGAACGACTAGAACTCTCGACTTTGGAAGGCTCAACAATGCTGTAACGTCCAATCTCGGTGTCAAAATGTGGTTTTCTGTCTTCAATCTGCAAAAATATATGGTCCATTGAAAGTTgtgaatatatattaattttactgACCTCTGGTTTTTCGTTTATGGCATAATGGAAGGCATATAAAATTTTTTTATTACTTCCTTGTTTTCTGAAAAATCCTTttatatatatggaagtgtttaacgaccttgactggctatacagcccttgcacggtcggaaaatccttttactgaaatgttttttgATTTGAACATTACAATAAATAATCAACCATCTTTTCAGCATTTACATACTGGTAAATATACATAGCTACAGGTATATAATTATTGAAGGGAGAAAGAAACATGTGTATGATGCAAATAACCTACTAAAATTCTTTATAGTCTGACTGTAAGAATTAGATTTCGGATTCAATGCTTCTATGTAAAGATGCTAATATTCAAAAACATTATGATATACCAAATGAATAACAGAACAGCATTCTATTTTCCCCTTGCATATATTATAGCACATACATTGTATCTTACATGCATTTGTCCAAGGGTAATACATTGGAATCCATGATATCTCGGCCTATAACAAACTCGGACTATAACATTATCGGCCTCCCAAAATCAGACTATAGCAAACTTGGACTATACCAAACTCAGACTACTAAAAGAATATAAGTATGATGTTGGATGTTGTTTTCTTTATTGGAATTAGTAGTacttaatttgaaattaattatgatttacaataaagtaaatttataatttattttgaacattttagAAGTGAGTAATATAAATCAAGTTACATTTACTAGAtatgtataaaaagaaaagtaagaaTGAATGCATTCTTTAATAATGAAAATCTACCActgatttgattttcaaaattcgaatatcacagcccaggccatgtgtaaatttccaacaatttatggcttccatgaattatttcttaatttctatatatatttttttcaaaaatatttatcaattatataGATTTTACTATTCGATCATCATAACTCCTATCTGTATTTCTATGTATACAATGGTAAAAATAAGGGCTAAATGCTGCTAGAATGAGTCGATGGGCATGAATCTGTGAACTTTTGGAGTATAATATAACATCACAGAATTCACCACAGCTATAGAAATGTTTCAGCTGTTGGGAAAGTTTGGATGTCTGTTTATCACATCTATAAACCATTGATAATAATTATCTCGtaaatttgtatatttgttaatttatataaagttttttttttaaagtcagaaAAAAACCCGTTAACATCCCAATTTATTAATCGTAGTCCGAGTTTGTTCAATAGATTTCTGCATATCAATAATGGTAGGCGGAGTTTGTGATAGTCTGACTTTGTTACAGTCCGATTTTGTGATAGGCCGATTCTGTTTTAGTCCAAGTTATCCAGCAGCAATACATTGTACGTCCAATATATTTTCTCATtgtgttttaaactttttttttaaatatttaggtGTGAGATTTTAAATTGAATGTGAATGAGTTCTtagaaatgtatatacaaatactaGTCTTGATACATGTAAGTCCCTACAAGTAAATGAAAGAACAAGTTTTACGCTGAGctcatttcaacatttttttatgctTACTTTATCACATTCTCCTGCTACATAAATATTGCATTGTACATGTCACCACCAACAATCTGGAAACAAAGGAACATTAAAACTTAACCCTTGCCAAATCTTTTTTCCTTAAACTGTACCAATTCcactttagaaaaaataaaatcatccaTCAAAATTACAAGGTTCTTTAATAGCACGTTTTCTTACCTCAGAAGCAAAAGACTGCTGTGCATTTAAAAAGGTTAAGCACAACTTCTCTACCTCTTTCACCTGAAGAGTATTGGCAAGAGAGAATATCTGTTCTGCAGAATCAGAATCAACAGTTATTACTCCATTGTAGAAAAAATCTACGATTGATTTTACTATTCGATCATCATAACTTCTCAGCTGAATTTCTGCTACATTTCTCCTATCTGTATTTCGGTGAATACAGTGGTAAAAATAAGGGCTAAATGCTGCTAAAATGAGTCGATGGGCATGAATCTGTGAACTTTTGGAGTATAATATAACATCACAGAATTCACCACAGCTATAGAAATGTTTCAGCTGTTGGGAAAGTTTGGATGTCTGTTTATCACATCTATAAACCATTGATAACGGAGCTGAATTCATCTTCTTTCGATCTTCTGTAATGATGAAACACTGCTACATCATCTGTGGTTCCTGCAAAAATCAAGAAAAGATTTAATGATACTTATTATATATACTTCTCTCAACTAGAGAACCACAACATACATTTGAGAATGACCTGTGAAGTTCCTATGATgaatggtgatgttcctttggtacCGCCTTATGGTGTTTATAAACCCAACTTGTTGGCTATGCTGGTGACTGTagtcatgttttgtattttattgagTGTATTCTATGTATTACtagtaaattattaagtcagggattttgTTACCACAGATtatttaaaacctttactaacttccatcataaaacaaaaatttgGTCTGCaagtttggctgtacctgtagaaaacttatttagAAATGGAATAACACATCCTAAATGTTACAGTGATGTTGTAAACCAAATCTGGAAATTAAGATACGATCTGGGTAAACTTTACAAtgctttaaataaacttattctaaaaggttacctattcaataTTGTAATCAAATCTTTGAATAGTGTTCTTATTGGtatgaaaattgattttgttatcgGTAAATAAAAACCCTACTTAATATTACacattaaacattttttacataataattattatttgtttccgctaaattaaaaattgcatgtacaaACATTGACACTCCACATTTTAGACATGTTAAGGCACTGTGAATAACTTGAATCTATGAATAAAGATGTTTAACTGATTCATCTCAGATGAAGTGCACATCAATAAAtacacacattttattttaaccaactcaataattttacaattttattagttttttagAAACAAAAGGGCATTGGGACAAGGGTTTATGAAGTTTTACATATATGTACATGATTTTTTAGCCACATGTAGAATGGTAAATACAGTTAATTCATAGCAATTTCCTCTTTTCTATATGTTTCATGTGTACAGCTAGTCCAGCCCTGGCCTCagtgactcatttttttttttttttgttgttgttgtcacTGAGTCCAGCTCGCCCTCCATTACCTTCAATGGTGCAAGCTCCCGGGTAGATTAACCGGGGACGATAGAGACAATGCCAGAGCGCTCAAGTACGAAAATTGTATCACAAATggtaaaacttgataaaataaacaagttGCATACCTGAAATGCTTGTACACTATATGGAACTCATCTTAACAGAAGGAAATCCCTTGCAGTCGGAGCTGTGGACATCTTGTTTACATCAGTAACGCTATATTACGGAACGTGACGTTTCTACGTTATAACGTTAGACGAAACGAATTCAATGTATCGATACAGATTTTCAACGTTTAAACTCGTCTTATCATCTATTTTGCACCTCAAACTATTTAAACGCGGACCTTAGGGCACTGAAAGCTGCTGGTAAATTATGACACTttaaatcatgtttatatatgtGTACCTTCTGTTGTTCAGATGAAGTTTActgattgtgtttttttcttcagtaTCCGGCAAGTGACAGAAAGTTCAAACCAAATTAATCAgttttaatttttccgtatatcatGATTCCTTTCAATAAATGACAGGacaattattataataaatttcttcattaatttatcatcacacttttatttttttaacaatttttatatccCGAAATTCCATGAAAAATCCCGAATATTTAATTTGGGGTTGCCGTACGGCCAACAGGCGGCTCTGTCTATTTCCTTGCGATAACATATCTCAACCTTTTTGAATGTGAATTAATTgttacttatgacaaaatgaAGAACAACTTTAATACTGACGATTTTCattttctctcatttttttttaaagttcttgtTAATACTTCAACGCggtaagtctttttttttcttaagcaGCGAATGATAAGTCTGAAATTGTTTTTCACTTAAAGTCTTTTATATATAAGTGTATTCAATTTAACATTGTAATTTAATgcaatttaatacatttttctttctttcaaattaaagaaacaaatacTTGCTATTAACATATGGACCAAAATAAAGTATTTTGGATGGTGATTAATCATTTTCCAAGTCCAGTTTCCAAAATCGTATCAGGGCCAGACCATCTCCGTTAACATTCggattgaaaaattgttaaaaaataaaagtgtaatgaTTAGTTGATGAAGAGATTtcatattgtcccgtcattgacTGAAAATTTACGAAGAAAAGGAATAATCGTTCGAGTTATattagattctttttttttagtcCTAGAAGATATGGCCAACTATGAAAACATTCCTTTACAGGTGTGAATGTGCTTTTTTTTACCCGCAGAAAACGTTCATGCATCCGACCGTTAATGCAGCAAGTTCTTAAATTATGAAatcattagaaaataaaaattctttttgttttggtaactatgtgacatttttaactgttaatttccctagatgcagagtgccgaCAGATTTGTTGCAAAACGTAACGGTTATTTGACATTGATTGCTTTATCGTTTTCCCCGGAATATTCTGCTCATTGTTGACcttcaaaaatatcatttttaaatattctattgaTACCTAAGCATCTGCAAgatttatctattaatatatatatacatatacatgtatatatcttctTATGCATTACGGACTGAGTTTtaacactttattttttattcttgcaataacttttcatttattttcttgcaAAAACTTCTCATTTATAATGCACGCCGTATCCCTATGAAATTCTGTTTTGGAAGTAGGAATTTAATTTATAGAAACTCAGGTTGATGTATGAAAATCCGGGAAATGTACAACTATTAATGCAATTTCGTTAATCCCATCCGTTTGAATATGATCACAAAAAACATcgatagaaaaatagaaaaaacgAAATTTATTGGACTGAAAGAATACGGATTGAATTAGGAAAAAGCAAAACACAAGCAGACGTTGAAACTCATGATCATACAAAAATTAGTTTGTTAGCCatggaatgagaaaaaaaaaatggttattgttTGAATAACTTTCCCTGTATTCCAAGTAAAAACAGTCTCTGAAATTCATTGTTCTGTACAGAAGAAATCCGATATAGAACCGATATGgtttctgcattttttttagtgttgGTGTTTCTTTGTGTGAATAAATGGAGATATGGGATATACAATAAGATAGCAATGGCTATGCAATTAACGACATCAAAACCATAGACATTTTTCAGTTTCCTATTTCATATTTGTTGAAGTCGTTAAACTTCTAATTGAACTTCTGGAGAAAAATCAAACCATAATGAAATCAGGAGATGTGGTATAGTTGACAATGAAACAATTTTCCACCAAAGACCAACTGACGTACATGATAGCTTGCTAAAattggtacatttgataacacCAGTTTACCATTTCACTACACTGCATATTCACTGATACAAATATTGTCACCACATTCCTAATAAAATAGCACCATCATATTGTTTTAACCGTTCGGCAATCCAATTTGCACTGGGTATACATAGGTTTCATATATATACGGCTTATCTATTAGGACGACAGTCTTTTAAATTGTATACCTGCTTGTATGCTTGTACTAAAGCTGCGTATatcgtcagtttttttttttttttaaatgacaggttgctggattaTGATACAGGATATAAAATAACACGCAGAATACAGACTCCGGCTTATGTGTCGTACATGCACGATTTCAAACTGGATTTTTTGCGTGGAGTGTTTTACTTATATAGAGGGTGCATATGTAAGCGTAATTTCATTCCACCGTGTATTTATTCCGGGTATCTGTTTTTCACTAGAGAATATTGGAAGTAAAAGTGTCACGAGCGTCGATCTTGGTAtccttgttttgtttatattgacCGGTTTATTGTTTACATATTATACATTTATGGGTTGAAATAATTTTCAGGGAATTAGTTTAATAGTCCTTCATTACTgagtaaaaatataattataattataattttttcgTCAATAGACAAGTTATAAAATTGATCGTTATGTTTTACTGCttcattatacaatatatttcgaAGGTCTGCATATAAAGGACATAAAGTAACTATatgtttctcatcttcaatttcgtttttacacataaaacaacatCTTTCATTTAATGGCTTTTTCTCATATCGTCCTGTTTCTATTTTAAGTGGCGCAACGCCACATCTAAATTTTGCATAAGCACTTCTAAATTTaatagatatattttgttttaaatataactcTGTACAATATTGTGATTTATATCGCTTATAAGTACGAAGCTTGTTACCATAATATTACTCTGTGACAAAATTTTCGTTTGCATTCTGCaatatattattaaataaaacattttcaatttgtagaACAATTTTCTTTATGCAGCACACTAtcaatactagtatacaaatcaAAGTTACaatctttaagttttttttatgactCTATTACaccagtttttcttattatttacagCATTTTGATGTGACCATTTGAAAACTTTATAATTTAATCTGTCATTGGTCATGGCACTACATCTTGCCCAATGCCTAAATACACATGTCCATTGTTTTACACTAGGAGGTCTCCAGCCCATGTCCCCGTTAATTTCAtcacctataaaaaaaaacatgatagcTCTGTTCTGGACAGCGTTGATACAAGAAAAAGAACGAGTGCCCCAAATGTATGCACCGTAGCTTATTACTGACCAGACCAGAGTATCAAATAACGTTTAAAAGTACTAACCACAATGTGCTTTACATTTAACAATTAATAAACTTAGAGCTCGACTGGCAGACCTTGCTACAGCTTTAGCCATAATATTATGATAAGTGGTGGATATTTGGAACTGGATCCGGATTAACCAACCTTTTAAATTCTGTTGATGGATAAAAAGCAATATGTGAATTTGTCGcaaaaattgacgttttcctataAAATTACAAGACCAAAAATAGTGACCCaagtttttatgcatacaatgacTTATActgatgtaactcgattcaaaatACAAGTGTGCCAAAAAGTttagaaatcgggagatatggCATTCGGTATCATGTTACGAGTTTAAACGTTGAAAATCTTTATCGATACATTGAATTCGTTTCGTCTAACGTTATAGCGTAGAACCGTCACGTTCCGTAATATAGCGTTATTGATGTAAACAAGATGTCCACAGCTCCGACTGCAAGGGATTTCCTTCTGTTAAGATGAGTTTCCATATAGTGTACAAGCATTTCAGGTATGCaacttgtttattttatcaagttttaccATTTGTGATACAATTTTCGTACTTGAGCGCTCTGGCATTGTCTCTATCGTCCCCGGGTAATCTACCCGGGAGCTTGCACCATTGAAGGTAATGGAGGGCGAGCTGGACTCagtgacaacaaaaaaaaataaaaaaaaaaggagtcaCTGAGGCCAGGGCTGGACTAGTGTACAGCTGCCTATTATAAAATACAatacgtacatgtacatgtatgaaaattTTGTACTTTTGGTGACATAATTAaaagctacatgtacattgtagttcAAGTTAACTTCAAGTCTAATTCAATTTTGACATCACAAAAAAAGTGAACAACCCAACAATAATGCAAAATGgaacatttacatgtacatgtttgaaGCCATATGTCACAGAATCTGAAATACTGACAAGGTCTAAAGGTgtcatttaaagaataaaatgtgtattaaaacatgtaaaacaattgttATTGCATGATAAATATTCCTTCATTGATGAACTACGTGTATTCCCCATATGGCCGATTGTTCCCAAGGTGTTGTTTCTATACTGTAGACCAAATTCTTCTGTCTCTATAATGCATTATCGAGCACAAACAAATTGTATGCAAATCTCTGGTTTTGAATGGACATTGCTTTCTGTCTCTATAtatattgccaaaaaaaaaacccataaaaaatAGTTTATAGCAAAATCATTACAAAAGCAAAtggaaaataagaaatatatgCATTATAGGGATATCAACACAGCAGTGAAAGGATATAGTTTCTTAGAGTGCGAAACTTCGAGTCATACACATACATACACATACATATGTTAGATCAAGTATTCTTGAATACACTGTATATGCATTCACTTTAAAGTCAACAATTTGCAGTAAATGCTGCTTAATTATGATGAATAACAATAGTATAAGCAAATACTGATGACTGCCATACTGGACATAACAATAAGTGTTTCATTTTGTTTGCAACTTCTCAACTTGCAGTAACAACATTATTTTGGAGCAATGTGCATAAGTCTACCAGTTATTTCAAAGAATATTATCGACATTagtttattacaatagttttcttgggggcatatttaaaaaaaaaagagaactataaaaatatttctgttcTCACCCAACAGCTGTTTGTTTCCGGTTAGAGTTGTCGCCCCTTCCCTTGtttggaaaagaaaaaaatgtccgaTGGTCCCGATATCATACGAATTTAACATAAggaaatcagattattttttcAAAGAACTAGCTACTAAATGCTTAATAGAAATTATCAGCTGTACTATATATAGATTccttgaaaatatttcttttaatgaGAAAAAACAATTCATTTGAATCACCATAGAAattacagacttttgaaaagttgttATACATTCACGActgattctttatatatatagctgctatactttaaaaaaaaaattatttatgcTATTTGGCTATAACagagatatataatataattcTGAATGCTACAAAGTGTGTCAGTATATTCATGTTTTTCAGATtgcttgcccccccccccccccccccccccaacttgaAAAAAATGATGGGCGCATGCTGAGCGATGATTGACCCTGGAGGTGCTTACGATATCAATGATGATTCGCTTTCGTTTTATTTGcaaccttttttattttattcagtaCCATTTATGccgactttatttttttttgttttacttcaaaCTAGTTCCGGCAATCTGGCCCACtgcacttcattttgaaacagtAGGAATTTAGCAGAGGAAATTTTGAATCCAAGCTGACAAGTTATTGTCGACAAAAGCTCCTAAAACATTCTGATGAAAACTTCCATTAATATAACTTTACCGTGTCTCTTTTGGAATTTGAATAACACATTTTGATTTGTAGTTAAAATGTAACTGTCCAAACATGATTTTGAAGGGAAGGCATACTATAAGACCTTCGTGTCGGTAACACAGTGAGAGAACAATAAAAATTCACTTTGAATAAAAACTTTCTTGTCCGAGGCAATACTTCAAGACCTCagttctttaatttgaaaataagaatcATAACTCatgttttcaaaatatgaaaatgtgtaACTCCCGCAGGTATATAAATTATTCTTACTTGAAAGTGTTTAGTTAAACTTTACACAATAAAGTtgattttataatactttttAGTTGTGTTGCTGCCACGTCAggtctgtatttttgttatttccaaCTTTGTATTGATCTGCCCTTTTCTACTGGTTTTTTATATAGTGTGTTAATATGTTgcactattacaccactgtcctggGACAACTGTAGGGGTTGGGGTAGGTGCACCCGCTCACATATTTAACaatgccacattctgtatgtgccagCCCTAAGTCAGGAGCATGCAACtttgtggttgtcgtttgtttctgttgaTCATATTTGTACttcgttcatttgtttttacataaagcagattgtttgttttctcttttaaattgttttacatttgtcattccggggtcttttatagctaactatgcggtatgcgtttttttattgttgaaggccgcacaatgagctatagttgttaactgttatgtcatttggtctctggtggagagtggTCCTATTATCAATagtcacatcttcttatttttatattggatAATtcgtgaaaaaaaaccaacatcgtAAAAAAGTACTCACAATTTCCCATTGCTCATCTTCATACAAAgtaacaaattcaatatgaaaaaatgttttattaaaaggCAATATATAGTCTTCAACGattgactgaaaaataaaaaccaGAACACTGGGTATACTCGTATGATGAGTAACAATACCACTAAATTaatcaaatacaacttaaatttcaatattatgaatgaacttaagacggaaaccgtctaaaatttaactaaaattctaaaattgtgaagatttcagtaatttagcatcaCTTAATGATGTTCGTACCCGATATATTTGCATTGTATTGCCAAGAACtgcccatatttgtgtagcagaagcattaccttccaataaatagataaaagattacattttcacaattttgtaaaactgttatattttgggaccgaaaaggggtcttactgaacctactcctttaaggGCACATTGCATGCCATAACTTGGTTGTAGATGATTGAAATAGTGTTTAAACGGTTTGCTCTCTGCAAGCCACAAAACAAATCATTAGTTTTAAGTTATGTCTTCAATTCCGAATCCTGCACCATCTTCGTTAAAA
Encoded here:
- the LOC143046929 gene encoding uncharacterized protein LOC143046929; this encodes MNSAPLSMVYRCDKQTSKLSQQLKHFYSCGEFCDVILYSKSSQIHAHRLILAAFSPYFYHCIHRNTDRRNVAEIQLRSYDDRIVKSIVDFFYNGVITVDSDSAEQIFSLANTLQVKEVEKLCLTFLNAQQSFASEIEDRKPHFDTEIGRYSIVEPSKVESSSRSSPRTSPSVSTSGRPLSDSGSVETVDSDVVNIKTEVQDFSYEALQDDYREYYREGRKKDSEGKIKLTKTVVDMSHIQPKLTGQSVNYSQQYMFVRPSQPPPPPTLQMMAPQRDTEKSNDAEMSEPNNSSSTSAKNQQYQSSEEGSADASQQDSDLFPGTLEAMFECQICKQMFVAKHLLEMHMMGIHGFSNLLNHQQQKKRQRVSPGEVSPDFVGGMQCDTCGKYFRDAQSLKFHKYNHILRFSCNVCGKRFSRSWNLHRHRKTHVRYGEVILDSGEDDSMMENMSTEYVDEISSEMVDLTSNVEDDADSSLSSMNTSQDIPSEKGEEEKKDEEKVEEIEESALEEKELALEEVEESALEEVEESSK